The Streptococcus sp. 29896 genome includes a region encoding these proteins:
- a CDS encoding aspartate kinase, whose protein sequence is MKVTKFGGSSLASASQLEKVFNIVQADPERRFVVVSAPGKRDAADTKVTDALIQYYKRYIKGDDVTASQDWIIDRYQAMVDELGFTAKSMKKIAQSIKDLATLPIENNDFLYDSFLAAGEDNNAKLIAEYFTYRGLPARYVHPKKAGIIVSSEPGNARILPSSYDKIEELREADEVLVIPGFFGVTIDNQICTFSRGGSDITGSIVAAGVKADLYENFTDVDGIFAAHPGIIKNPHSIKELTYREMRELAYAGFSVLHDEALLPAYRGRIPLVIKNTNNPDHPGTQIVLEHSSETLPVVGIAADDDFVSINMSKYLMNREVGFGRKVLQILEDLNIRFEHMPTGIDDLSIVLRERELTPIKEEEILRQLKTKLEVDKAEIEHGLSIIMIVGENMKSHVGVTATATAALSQQNVNLAMISQGASEVSVMFVVKTEEKEKALKALYQAFFAE, encoded by the coding sequence ATGAAAGTTACAAAATTTGGGGGGAGCTCCCTCGCTTCTGCAAGCCAATTAGAAAAAGTATTTAACATTGTCCAGGCGGATCCTGAACGACGCTTTGTCGTAGTTTCAGCACCTGGTAAGCGGGATGCTGCTGATACAAAGGTAACAGATGCCCTGATTCAATACTACAAACGTTACATCAAGGGGGACGATGTTACTGCTAGTCAGGACTGGATTATTGACCGTTACCAGGCAATGGTGGACGAATTGGGCTTCACTGCCAAGAGCATGAAAAAGATTGCTCAAAGCATCAAAGACCTTGCAACCCTTCCAATTGAAAACAACGATTTCCTCTATGATAGCTTTCTGGCCGCTGGCGAAGATAACAATGCCAAGTTAATCGCTGAATACTTCACCTACCGTGGCTTACCAGCCCGCTACGTCCATCCTAAAAAAGCCGGTATCATCGTTTCTTCTGAACCTGGAAATGCCCGTATCTTGCCTTCTAGCTATGACAAGATTGAAGAATTGCGAGAAGCAGATGAGGTCTTGGTTATCCCTGGTTTCTTCGGTGTGACCATCGACAATCAAATCTGTACCTTTTCCCGTGGTGGCTCTGACATCACTGGTTCGATTGTTGCTGCTGGTGTTAAGGCAGACCTCTATGAAAACTTCACGGATGTTGACGGCATTTTTGCTGCCCACCCTGGCATCATTAAGAACCCACATTCAATCAAGGAATTGACCTATCGTGAAATGCGGGAATTGGCTTACGCTGGCTTCTCCGTCCTCCATGACGAAGCCTTGCTACCAGCCTATCGCGGCCGTATTCCTCTGGTTATTAAGAATACCAACAACCCAGACCATCCAGGTACACAGATTGTCTTGGAACACAGCAGCGAAACTCTACCAGTCGTCGGAATTGCGGCAGATGATGATTTTGTAAGCATCAACATGTCCAAATATTTGATGAACCGAGAAGTTGGATTTGGCCGCAAGGTCCTTCAAATCTTGGAAGACTTGAACATCCGCTTTGAACACATGCCAACTGGTATCGATGATTTATCCATCGTACTCCGTGAGCGTGAATTGACTCCGATTAAGGAAGAAGAAATCCTCCGTCAATTGAAGACAAAATTGGAAGTGGATAAGGCTGAAATCGAGCACGGTCTATCCATCATCATGATTGTCGGCGAGAACATGAAGAGCCATGTAGGGGTAACAGCTACTGCAACCGCTGCTCTCTCTCAACAAAATGTCAACTTGGCCATGATTTCACAAGGTGCCAGCGAAGTTTCAGTCATGTTCGTTGTCAAAACCGAAGAAAAAGAAAAGGCCCTCAAGGCCCTTTACCAAGCATTCTTTGCAGAATAA
- a CDS encoding HAD family hydrolase, translating to MKGIIFDMDGVLFDTEPYYYQRRVDFLATKGLSVAHLEPAIFVGGRVHQVWQLILGEQFDQWDVAELEKEYRTYKDQHPVPYDRLVFSDAQAVLHWLTEEGIKLALASNTDRQDIDRALSESGLASYFTAVFSGMDCKAGKPDPEVYEKAATALGFSKAELLVVEDSPKGIQAGKAAGLQVWAIEDKQIGLDQSQADRKIESLSQLKEYMKRA from the coding sequence ATGAAGGGCATTATTTTTGATATGGACGGTGTTCTGTTTGATACAGAACCATATTACTACCAACGTCGGGTAGATTTTTTGGCAACCAAGGGCTTGTCAGTTGCTCACTTGGAACCAGCTATTTTTGTCGGAGGCCGGGTTCATCAAGTTTGGCAGCTGATTTTGGGAGAACAGTTTGATCAGTGGGATGTTGCTGAACTCGAGAAGGAGTATCGGACTTACAAGGATCAACATCCAGTTCCTTATGATCGCCTTGTGTTTTCAGATGCTCAAGCAGTCTTGCATTGGTTGACAGAAGAGGGAATCAAACTGGCGCTTGCCTCAAACACGGATCGACAGGATATTGACCGAGCCTTGTCAGAGAGTGGTCTGGCGTCCTACTTTACGGCTGTATTTTCAGGGATGGACTGCAAGGCAGGTAAACCCGATCCAGAGGTCTATGAAAAAGCTGCGACAGCACTTGGATTTTCAAAAGCTGAACTTTTGGTTGTTGAAGACAGTCCAAAGGGTATTCAGGCAGGAAAGGCAGCTGGATTACAAGTTTGGGCGATTGAGGACAAGCAGATTGGATTGGACCAAAGTCAGGCAGATCGAAAGATTGAAAGTCTGAGTCAATTGAAAGAATACATGAAAAGAGCTTAG
- a CDS encoding enoyl-CoA hydratase, producing the protein MPYSTIRYQVTEGLATLTLNRPDVANGFNIPMCEEMLAAIEETAQNDQVQFLKIEAAGSIFSVGGDLVEMKRAVDEDDIPSLVRIAELVNDISFALKQLPKVVIMVTDGAVAGAAANMAVAADFVISSTKTKFIQAFVGVGLAPDAGGIFLLSRAIGANRASRLAMTGEGLSAEKALEYGIIYKLVEPEKLEKTVQQILKKLMRGSINSYMAIKQLVWESQFKGWESYRRLELQLQERLAFKEDFKEGVRAHAERRRPVFKGK; encoded by the coding sequence ATGCCTTATTCAACGATTCGCTATCAGGTGACAGAAGGTCTTGCGACCCTAACCCTTAACCGTCCTGATGTGGCAAACGGCTTTAATATTCCCATGTGCGAAGAGATGCTGGCTGCTATTGAGGAGACCGCTCAAAATGATCAGGTGCAGTTTCTAAAAATTGAAGCAGCGGGTTCAATCTTCTCTGTCGGAGGAGATTTGGTGGAGATGAAGCGAGCGGTGGATGAGGACGATATTCCTTCTCTTGTGCGCATAGCAGAGCTGGTTAATGACATCTCCTTCGCTCTCAAGCAACTACCAAAGGTTGTCATTATGGTCACCGATGGAGCAGTAGCTGGCGCAGCAGCCAATATGGCAGTTGCTGCAGACTTTGTGATTTCTTCGACTAAAACAAAATTCATCCAGGCCTTTGTTGGCGTCGGGTTGGCGCCAGATGCGGGTGGTATTTTCTTGCTCAGTCGTGCAATTGGTGCCAATAGGGCAAGTCGCTTGGCCATGACGGGAGAAGGTTTGTCTGCGGAGAAAGCTTTAGAATACGGCATTATTTATAAACTGGTTGAGCCAGAAAAGTTGGAAAAAACGGTCCAACAGATCCTTAAGAAGCTCATGCGTGGTTCCATCAATTCCTACATGGCGATTAAGCAACTGGTCTGGGAGAGTCAGTTCAAGGGCTGGGAATCTTATCGCCGATTGGAGTTACAATTGCAGGAAAGGTTGGCCTTCAAAGAAGACTTCAAAGAAGGTGTACGTGCACATGCAGAGCGGAGAAGACCCGTTTTCAAAGGAAAATAA
- a CDS encoding MarR family winged helix-turn-helix transcriptional regulator: protein MEDPKINEYLTAIFNNVLVIQENSLRKSRFNDISIKEMHTIDEIGDKKGATPSDIARALMVTLGTVTTSLNNLERKGYIERVRSTKDRRVVHLYLTKKGRLVYRLHQRFHNEMVKQITDGMDEAEYQVMKKGLYKLYNFLEDLK from the coding sequence TTGGAAGATCCAAAAATCAATGAATATCTAACGGCAATTTTTAATAATGTCCTGGTCATTCAGGAGAATAGCCTCCGAAAGAGTCGTTTCAACGACATTTCCATAAAGGAAATGCACACCATTGATGAAATTGGTGATAAGAAGGGAGCGACACCGAGTGATATTGCTCGGGCTTTGATGGTGACACTTGGAACGGTGACAACCAGTCTCAACAACTTGGAGAGAAAGGGCTATATCGAACGCGTGCGCTCTACCAAGGACAGACGGGTGGTTCATCTCTATCTGACCAAGAAGGGTCGTCTGGTCTATCGCTTGCACCAACGTTTCCATAATGAAATGGTCAAGCAGATTACAGATGGGATGGACGAGGCAGAATACCAAGTAATGAAAAAAGGGCTCTACAAACTCTATAATTTCTTGGAGGATTTGAAATGA
- a CDS encoding beta-ketoacyl-ACP synthase III, producing MRTFAKISQVAHYVPEQLVSNDDLAQIMDTSDDWIASRTGIRQRRIVVDENTSDLASQVAKSLLDKSGVAADEIDFIIIATITPDSAMPSTAARVQAAIGAKKAFAYDLVAACSGFVFALSTADKLISSGIYQKGIVIGAEVLSKTLDWTDRGTAVLFGDGAGGVLLEASPEQHFLAEINRTDGSRGLGLTSGQTGLHSPFSKEGSNQPYLQMDGRAIFEFAVRDVTKTIAELLDSQGLTGDEVDYFLLHQANSRILDKMARKLGIGIEKFPANMMHYGNTSAASIPILLSECVEAGSLRLDGSQTVVLAGFGGGLTWGTLLLKL from the coding sequence ATGAGAACCTTCGCTAAAATCAGTCAGGTTGCCCACTATGTTCCTGAACAGCTTGTGAGCAATGATGATTTAGCACAGATCATGGATACCAGCGACGACTGGATTGCTTCGCGGACGGGTATTCGTCAAAGACGGATTGTTGTAGATGAAAATACCAGCGATTTAGCTAGTCAGGTTGCCAAATCCTTGCTAGACAAGTCGGGTGTGGCTGCTGATGAAATTGATTTTATCATCATCGCAACTATTACACCAGATTCAGCCATGCCGTCAACGGCAGCTCGGGTCCAGGCGGCAATCGGTGCCAAGAAAGCTTTTGCCTATGACCTGGTGGCAGCTTGTTCGGGCTTCGTTTTCGCCCTGTCCACCGCCGACAAACTGATCTCCTCTGGTATCTACCAAAAGGGAATCGTGATTGGAGCAGAGGTCTTGTCCAAGACTCTTGACTGGACAGATCGTGGAACGGCAGTCTTGTTTGGAGATGGTGCTGGTGGGGTTTTGTTGGAGGCCAGTCCTGAGCAACACTTTCTAGCAGAAATCAACCGAACGGATGGCAGTCGTGGTCTAGGTTTGACCTCTGGTCAAACAGGTTTGCACTCTCCCTTTTCAAAAGAAGGGAGCAACCAACCTTACTTGCAGATGGATGGTCGAGCGATTTTTGAGTTTGCTGTTCGCGACGTGACCAAGACCATTGCAGAGCTGTTAGACAGTCAGGGTCTGACTGGTGATGAGGTGGATTACTTCCTGCTTCATCAGGCAAATAGTCGGATTTTGGATAAGATGGCACGCAAGCTAGGTATTGGTATTGAGAAATTTCCAGCCAATATGATGCACTATGGCAATACCAGCGCAGCCAGCATTCCCATTCTTTTATCAGAATGTGTGGAAGCAGGCAGCTTGCGCTTGGATGGTAGCCAAACGGTTGTGTTGGCAGGCTTTGGTGGCGGCCTGACTTGGGGAACGCTACTACTGAAACTTTAG
- a CDS encoding acyl carrier protein: MAVFEKVQEIIVEELGKDAEEVTLTTTFEDLDADSLDLFQVISEIEDAFDIQIDTEEGLTTVGDLVAYVEEKTK, from the coding sequence ATGGCAGTATTTGAAAAAGTACAAGAAATCATCGTTGAAGAATTGGGTAAGGATGCTGAAGAAGTAACCCTTACAACAACCTTTGAAGATTTGGATGCAGATTCATTGGATCTTTTCCAAGTTATCTCTGAAATCGAAGATGCATTTGACATCCAAATCGACACTGAAGAAGGTTTGACAACTGTAGGCGATTTGGTTGCGTACGTTGAAGAAAAAACAAAATAA
- the fabK gene encoding enoyl-[acyl-carrier-protein] reductase FabK, which translates to MKTKITELLDIKYPIFQGGMAWVADGDLAGAVSNAGGLGIIGGGNAPKEVVKANIDKVKSITDKPFGVNIMLLSPFADDIVDLVIEEGVKVVTTGAGNPGKYMERLHAAGITVIPVVPSVALAKRMEKLGVDAVIAEGMEAGGHIGKLTTMTLVRQVVDAISIPVIAAGGIADGAGAAAAFMLGAEAIQVGTRFVVAKESNAHPAYKEKVLKAKDIDTTVSASVVGHSVRAIKNKLSTAYAAAEKDFLAGKISAESIEELGAGALRNAVVDGDVVNGSVMAGQIAGLVTKEETCEEILKDLYFGAAKVIREEANRWASVGE; encoded by the coding sequence ATGAAGACGAAAATAACAGAATTGCTCGATATTAAGTATCCAATTTTTCAAGGTGGTATGGCTTGGGTGGCTGACGGTGACTTGGCTGGTGCGGTTTCAAATGCTGGTGGTTTAGGCATTATCGGTGGAGGAAATGCTCCCAAAGAGGTGGTCAAGGCAAATATTGACAAGGTTAAATCTATCACGGACAAACCTTTCGGTGTTAATATCATGCTTTTGTCTCCTTTTGCGGATGACATTGTTGACTTGGTCATCGAAGAAGGTGTGAAAGTTGTCACCACAGGAGCAGGAAATCCAGGGAAGTATATGGAGCGTCTCCATGCTGCAGGGATTACAGTTATTCCTGTTGTACCGAGTGTAGCCCTTGCTAAACGCATGGAAAAATTAGGGGTTGATGCCGTCATCGCTGAAGGGATGGAAGCCGGTGGTCACATCGGTAAATTGACAACTATGACCTTGGTTCGTCAGGTTGTTGATGCCATATCTATTCCTGTGATCGCAGCAGGTGGTATCGCAGACGGTGCTGGTGCTGCCGCAGCCTTTATGCTAGGGGCAGAAGCCATCCAAGTGGGGACGCGTTTTGTTGTTGCCAAGGAGTCAAATGCCCACCCAGCCTACAAGGAAAAGGTCCTCAAGGCCAAGGATATTGACACGACTGTTTCTGCCTCCGTTGTAGGTCACTCGGTGCGTGCGATTAAGAACAAGCTTTCGACAGCCTATGCAGCTGCAGAAAAAGACTTCCTAGCTGGAAAAATTTCAGCAGAATCCATTGAAGAACTGGGTGCAGGTGCCCTCCGCAATGCCGTTGTAGATGGTGATGTGGTCAATGGTTCGGTTATGGCAGGTCAGATTGCTGGCTTGGTGACTAAGGAAGAAACCTGTGAAGAAATTTTGAAAGATTTATATTTTGGTGCTGCCAAGGTGATTCGCGAAGAGGCGAATCGCTGGGCATCTGTTGGAGAATAA
- the fabD gene encoding ACP S-malonyltransferase: MTKTAFLFAGQGSQTVGMARDLYEYYPIVRETFDQASQILGYNIRDLIDNQEDKLHQTRYTQPAILTTSVAIFRLLEEEGVQPDMVAGLSLGEYSALVASGALAFEDAIALIAKRGEYMETAAPAGTGKMVAVLNTDVNLIEEICSTVTSGIVSPANYNTPAQIVIGGEVAAVDEAVELLKEAGVKRMIPLNVSGPFHTALLRPASEQLAQALEQVEFADFQVELVGNTEAKVMKKEDIKSLLPRQVMEPVRFYESIATMQEAGVTNFIEIGPGKVLSGFVKKIDKTAEVVTVEDVASLEGLLTSQ; this comes from the coding sequence ATGACAAAAACAGCTTTTCTTTTTGCAGGTCAAGGGTCTCAGACAGTGGGGATGGCCCGCGACCTTTACGAATATTACCCGATAGTTAGAGAAACGTTTGACCAGGCTAGTCAGATTCTGGGGTATAACATTCGCGACCTAATTGACAATCAAGAGGATAAATTACATCAGACTCGCTATACCCAACCTGCTATTTTGACCACTTCTGTGGCTATTTTTCGACTGCTGGAAGAAGAGGGAGTACAACCTGATATGGTAGCTGGTCTATCCTTGGGAGAATATTCAGCTCTGGTAGCATCGGGAGCTTTGGCCTTTGAAGATGCGATTGCCCTGATTGCTAAGCGTGGTGAATATATGGAAACGGCTGCGCCAGCAGGGACTGGTAAGATGGTTGCTGTTCTCAACACAGATGTCAACTTGATTGAAGAAATCTGTTCGACTGTTACCTCTGGGATTGTTTCCCCAGCCAACTACAACACACCAGCCCAAATCGTCATCGGAGGCGAGGTGGCTGCAGTGGATGAGGCGGTTGAATTGCTGAAGGAAGCTGGTGTCAAACGGATGATTCCGCTCAATGTATCAGGTCCTTTCCACACGGCTCTCCTGAGACCAGCGTCGGAGCAATTGGCTCAGGCCTTGGAGCAGGTGGAATTTGCGGACTTCCAAGTAGAGTTGGTCGGTAATACGGAAGCCAAGGTTATGAAAAAAGAGGACATCAAGTCCCTCTTGCCCCGTCAAGTGATGGAACCAGTTCGTTTCTATGAGTCAATCGCAACCATGCAGGAAGCTGGTGTGACTAACTTTATTGAAATCGGTCCAGGCAAAGTCTTATCAGGATTTGTCAAGAAAATCGATAAGACAGCCGAGGTGGTGACAGTAGAAGATGTGGCAAGTCTAGAAGGCTTGTTGACTAGCCAATAA
- the fabG gene encoding 3-oxoacyl-[acyl-carrier-protein] reductase, whose product MELTNKNVFVTGSSRGIGLAIAHKFASLGANVVLNGRGQLGQDLLDSFADYGVKVVAISGDISSSADAKRMVAEAVEALGSVDILVNNAGITKDGMALRMTEEDFESVLSINLTGTFNMTQAVLKPMTKAREGAIINLSSVVGLTGNAGQANYAASKAGVIGFTKSIAREVAGRNVRVNAIAPGFIQSDMTDVLSDKIKEAMTAQIPMKRFGLTEEVADVAVFLAKQEYLTGQVIAVDGGLTMQ is encoded by the coding sequence ATGGAACTTACCAATAAAAATGTGTTTGTGACGGGTTCAAGTCGTGGAATCGGCTTGGCCATTGCCCATAAGTTTGCTAGCCTTGGTGCCAATGTGGTACTAAATGGTCGTGGTCAGCTGGGGCAGGACTTACTGGATAGCTTTGCAGATTACGGTGTCAAAGTAGTGGCCATTTCAGGTGATATTTCCAGTTCGGCAGATGCCAAACGGATGGTGGCTGAGGCGGTTGAGGCTCTTGGTAGCGTCGATATCTTGGTCAACAATGCAGGAATTACCAAAGACGGCATGGCTCTGCGAATGACGGAAGAGGATTTCGAGAGCGTTTTGAGTATCAATTTAACAGGTACCTTTAACATGACCCAGGCTGTTTTGAAACCTATGACCAAGGCGCGTGAAGGGGCTATTATCAACCTTTCCAGTGTGGTCGGTTTGACTGGAAATGCCGGTCAGGCTAATTATGCTGCTTCTAAGGCAGGTGTCATTGGTTTTACAAAATCCATTGCTCGTGAAGTCGCAGGGCGAAATGTCCGTGTCAATGCGATTGCGCCGGGCTTTATCCAGTCTGATATGACAGATGTTTTATCTGACAAGATTAAAGAAGCTATGACTGCACAAATTCCTATGAAACGCTTCGGTTTGACGGAAGAAGTAGCCGATGTTGCTGTATTCCTTGCCAAGCAAGAATATCTGACAGGTCAGGTGATTGCGGTTGACGGCGGCTTGACCATGCAGTAA
- the fabF gene encoding beta-ketoacyl-ACP synthase II: MTKLNRVVVTGYGLTSPIGNTPEEFWDSLVNGKIGIGKITKFDTSEYSVHNAAEIKDFPFDKYFVKKDTNRYDNYSLYALYAAREAVANANLDTEAVDSDRFGVILSTGIGGILEIEEQVARMNEKGPKRIRPMALPKALPNMAAGNIAMQVGANGVCKCVITACASSNDALGEAFREIKFGFQDVMLAGGAEAAITPFAIGGFQALTAMSTTEDPERASIPFDKDRNGFVMGEGSAVLVLESLEHAEARGATILAEIVGYGNTCDAHHMTSPHPEGQGAIKAMKLAISEAGLEPADIDYINAHGTSTPANEKGESQAIVSVFGKNTPVSSTKSFTGHLLGAAGAVEAAAVIEAMRHSYAPKTAGTTELSEDIEADVIYGQGRDMEIRHAISNTFGFGGHNSVIAFKRWEA, encoded by the coding sequence ATGACAAAATTAAATCGTGTAGTAGTAACAGGCTATGGTCTGACATCGCCAATTGGTAATACGCCAGAGGAATTCTGGGATAGCCTGGTCAATGGTAAGATTGGGATCGGAAAGATTACCAAGTTTGATACCAGTGAATACTCAGTCCATAATGCTGCGGAAATCAAGGATTTTCCTTTTGACAAATACTTCGTTAAAAAAGATACCAACCGCTATGATAACTACTCCCTCTATGCTCTCTATGCAGCTCGTGAGGCAGTAGCCAATGCTAATCTTGATACAGAAGCCGTTGACAGTGACCGTTTCGGTGTTATCTTGTCAACGGGTATCGGTGGAATTTTGGAAATCGAGGAGCAGGTTGCTCGCATGAACGAAAAAGGACCAAAACGCATTCGTCCTATGGCCCTTCCAAAAGCCTTGCCAAACATGGCGGCTGGAAATATTGCCATGCAGGTCGGTGCTAATGGTGTCTGCAAGTGTGTCATCACAGCCTGTGCTTCGTCAAATGATGCCTTGGGTGAAGCCTTCCGTGAAATCAAGTTTGGCTTCCAAGATGTCATGTTGGCAGGTGGAGCAGAAGCAGCCATTACTCCATTTGCAATCGGTGGTTTCCAAGCTTTGACAGCTATGTCGACTACTGAGGATCCAGAACGTGCGTCTATTCCATTTGACAAGGACCGCAATGGTTTTGTCATGGGAGAGGGTTCCGCGGTTTTAGTATTGGAAAGTTTGGAACACGCAGAGGCGCGTGGAGCGACGATTTTGGCTGAAATCGTTGGTTATGGGAATACCTGTGATGCCCACCACATGACTTCTCCACATCCAGAAGGTCAGGGTGCTATTAAGGCCATGAAGTTGGCCATTTCAGAAGCAGGTTTAGAGCCAGCTGATATTGACTACATCAATGCCCATGGTACTTCGACACCGGCTAATGAAAAAGGGGAAAGCCAAGCTATTGTATCCGTTTTCGGCAAGAACACGCCAGTTTCTTCCACCAAGTCCTTTACAGGGCACTTGTTGGGGGCAGCGGGTGCAGTTGAGGCGGCAGCAGTCATTGAGGCTATGCGTCATTCTTACGCACCAAAGACAGCTGGTACGACAGAATTATCTGAAGATATTGAAGCAGATGTCATTTATGGACAGGGGCGTGATATGGAAATCCGCCATGCCATTTCAAATACATTTGGCTTTGGAGGTCACAACTCGGTAATTGCTTTCAAACGTTGGGAGGCTTAA
- the accB gene encoding acetyl-CoA carboxylase biotin carboxyl carrier protein — MNITEIKDLMSQFDQSSLREFSYSNAGETLHFSKNQQATAVPSPAVEAPLVPVAPASPSPVPAVETSEPAPVEAGASSVAEGTVVESPLVGVAYLSPAPDKPAFVAVGDTVKKGQTLMIIEAMKVMNEVPADRDGVVTEILVANQDVVEFGQGLIRIK; from the coding sequence GTGAATATTACAGAAATAAAGGACTTGATGAGTCAGTTTGACCAGTCAAGTTTGCGAGAATTTTCATATAGCAATGCTGGGGAAACCTTGCATTTCAGTAAAAATCAGCAGGCGACAGCGGTTCCGAGTCCAGCGGTCGAAGCTCCGCTTGTTCCAGTAGCTCCTGCAAGCCCATCCCCTGTGCCAGCAGTTGAAACCAGTGAGCCAGCTCCAGTAGAAGCAGGTGCAAGCTCTGTGGCAGAAGGTACGGTAGTGGAAAGTCCCTTGGTCGGCGTGGCTTATTTGTCACCAGCCCCTGACAAGCCAGCCTTTGTAGCAGTTGGCGATACGGTCAAAAAAGGGCAGACTCTCATGATTATCGAAGCCATGAAGGTCATGAACGAAGTGCCTGCTGACCGTGACGGTGTGGTCACAGAGATTTTGGTGGCTAACCAGGACGTTGTAGAATTTGGACAAGGATTGATACGCATCAAATGA
- the fabZ gene encoding 3-hydroxyacyl-ACP dehydratase FabZ gives MIDILKIKEALPHRYPMLLVDRVLEVSEDEIVALKNVTINEPFFNGHFPDYPVMPGVLIMEALAQTAGVLELSKEENKGKLVFYAGMDKVKFKKQVVPGDQLIMTAKFVKRRGTIAVVEAKAEVDGKLAASGVLTFAIGN, from the coding sequence ATGATCGATATTTTGAAAATTAAAGAGGCGCTTCCTCATCGCTACCCTATGCTCTTGGTCGATCGTGTCCTTGAAGTATCGGAAGATGAGATTGTCGCCCTCAAAAATGTGACCATTAACGAGCCCTTCTTCAACGGGCATTTCCCAGATTATCCTGTTATGCCAGGTGTTCTCATCATGGAGGCTTTGGCACAAACCGCAGGTGTCTTGGAGTTGTCCAAGGAAGAAAATAAGGGCAAGCTGGTCTTTTATGCCGGCATGGATAAGGTTAAATTTAAGAAGCAAGTTGTACCTGGTGACCAGTTGATCATGACTGCTAAATTTGTCAAACGCCGTGGAACCATTGCAGTCGTTGAGGCAAAGGCAGAGGTGGACGGAAAACTGGCTGCGTCGGGGGTGTTGACTTTTGCTATTGGAAACTAA